The Candidatus Nitrosymbiomonas proteolyticus genome has a segment encoding these proteins:
- a CDS encoding SAM-dependent methyltransferase translates to MEGPRGQLYDLAALFDDDYAYFHSALFTNDISDAHAAMLWDLLAIDYGMSVLDVGCGEGRLSNRLAEAGCVVTGIDLSPTLVDLACRDASERGFEVRYILGDVRDLAWEGEFDRAFLWFNTFGHFEEECNKEILAKCFRLLKPGGILLLDLTNRARHIAESKRAYEFAIGEDFLRDEFVSEWDDPVQVVVRTLVRGGSRRSLTFRYRMFEPDEIMEAMRTAGFAEVSVRDVDGGPFGPDSKRMEVLGFKSPE, encoded by the coding sequence ATGGAAGGCCCGCGCGGCCAGCTTTACGACTTGGCGGCGCTCTTCGACGACGACTACGCCTACTTTCATTCGGCGCTGTTCACGAATGACATCTCCGACGCCCATGCTGCAATGCTGTGGGACCTGCTGGCGATCGATTACGGGATGTCCGTTCTGGATGTCGGGTGTGGTGAGGGCCGCCTTTCGAACCGGCTCGCCGAAGCGGGATGCGTCGTAACGGGAATCGACCTCAGCCCCACGCTCGTCGATTTAGCCTGCCGCGACGCCTCGGAACGGGGGTTCGAGGTCCGGTACATTCTGGGCGACGTCCGCGACTTGGCGTGGGAGGGCGAGTTCGACAGGGCTTTCTTGTGGTTCAACACCTTCGGCCACTTCGAAGAGGAGTGCAACAAGGAGATCCTCGCGAAGTGCTTTCGGCTGCTCAAGCCCGGAGGGATCCTCCTTCTCGACCTGACCAACCGGGCTCGCCACATCGCCGAATCGAAGCGAGCGTATGAGTTTGCGATTGGCGAGGACTTCCTGCGCGATGAGTTCGTTTCCGAATGGGACGATCCGGTCCAGGTGGTCGTCCGCACGCTCGTACGTGGGGGCTCTCGAAGGTCGTTGACGTTTCGCTACCGCATGTTTGAGCCTGATGAGATCATGGAAGCGATGCGGACGGCGGGTTTTGCGGAGGTGTCGGTTCGCGATGTGGACGGCGGCCCGTTCGGACCCGATTCGAAGCGCATGGAAGTTCTGGGATTCAAGTCGCCTGAGTAG
- a CDS encoding dihydroorotase: MKLLLKNGRILDPSQDLDTVGSVLIEDAQIAEIGPDIRINDVDEVYDCSGLWICPGLVDLHVHLREPGGEHKETILTGTQAAAAGGYTNICCMPNTEPPLDSPTLIDFILDRAASPEAGGVFVAPVGALTKGLEGKHLSDLAALKRAGIVAASDEGYPTQDALVMKQAMEFCVQLDLPIIAHCEDASLLKGGAMNEGDMSAMLGLHGIPRSAEEVAIARNCILAMHAGCQLHIMRVSTWGTIELIRQAKHLGAPVTCEVAPPHFVFTENAVGDFDTRYKMQPPLRTEVDVDIILQALQDGTIDCISSDHSPHAAHEVHAPFEEAPFGVVGIESVVGVTLTYLTHRGVLSPLETIRKLSTTPAQILRLDAGTLKPGAAPVAQVTVIDPNVEWVFDVNRTFSKSKNSPFHGSELRGKPVLTFCGVEVYRDVMFDSKRYATVM; the protein is encoded by the coding sequence ATGAAACTACTTCTCAAGAACGGCAGAATCCTTGACCCCTCGCAAGACCTGGACACCGTAGGGAGCGTGCTGATCGAGGACGCGCAGATCGCTGAGATCGGCCCCGATATCAGAATCAACGACGTCGATGAGGTTTACGATTGCTCGGGCCTTTGGATCTGCCCTGGACTCGTCGACCTCCACGTTCATTTGCGCGAGCCGGGCGGGGAGCACAAGGAAACCATCCTGACAGGGACCCAGGCGGCGGCGGCGGGCGGCTACACGAACATCTGCTGCATGCCCAATACGGAGCCTCCGCTCGACAGCCCGACGCTGATCGACTTCATCCTCGACAGGGCCGCATCGCCCGAGGCTGGGGGAGTGTTCGTCGCCCCGGTCGGCGCGTTGACGAAGGGCCTGGAGGGCAAGCACCTCAGCGACCTCGCCGCGCTCAAGAGGGCCGGAATCGTCGCGGCTTCCGATGAGGGCTACCCGACGCAAGACGCACTGGTGATGAAGCAGGCGATGGAGTTTTGCGTTCAGCTCGATCTGCCGATCATCGCCCACTGCGAGGACGCCTCCTTGCTGAAGGGAGGGGCGATGAACGAGGGCGACATGAGCGCTATGTTGGGTCTCCACGGGATCCCTCGCAGCGCCGAAGAGGTCGCCATCGCGCGGAACTGCATCCTCGCCATGCACGCGGGCTGCCAGCTTCACATCATGCGCGTGAGCACGTGGGGCACGATCGAGCTCATCCGGCAAGCCAAGCACCTGGGCGCCCCAGTCACGTGCGAAGTCGCGCCGCCGCACTTCGTGTTCACCGAAAACGCGGTCGGCGACTTCGACACGAGGTACAAGATGCAGCCCCCGCTGCGGACGGAGGTGGATGTGGACATCATCCTCCAGGCCCTTCAGGACGGTACGATCGACTGCATCTCCAGCGACCATTCGCCCCACGCGGCGCACGAGGTTCACGCTCCCTTTGAGGAAGCCCCTTTTGGCGTCGTCGGGATTGAATCGGTCGTGGGCGTGACGCTCACCTACCTCACCCACCGGGGCGTTCTCAGCCCTCTCGAAACGATTCGCAAGCTGTCGACGACCCCCGCCCAGATTCTGAGGCTGGATGCGGGAACCCTCAAGCCCGGCGCAGCGCCTGTGGCCCAGGTCACCGTGATCGACCCCAACGTCGAGTGGGTCTTCGATGTGAATCGAACGTTCAGCAAGAGCAAGAACAGCCCGTTCCACGGATCTGAACTTCGCGGAAAGCCGGTTCTGACCTTCTGCGGCGTGGAGGTTTACCGCGACGTGATGTTCGACAGCAAGCGCTACGCCACGGTGATGTAA
- a CDS encoding Zn-ribbon protein: protein MSPDALFRLWQLHQIDAAIVEIRARAAGLDPGREIQREIDRLSQLLAGAQERYHQLAGEQADLELKQKGIDEKIAKFEKDLFSGRIVNPREVEAMQREIEMLRRQRGEADVRILELWELVPPAKAESEALQRQIEEQQRLLAAHQKQVLQFKSQLEDAFKKRTEERPEAVSRVDPMLLTRYESIRKNHGGIGMTRVGKDQMCERCGTKVPLKGLELAKEGRLALCESCHRILYVSEAIA from the coding sequence ATGTCTCCCGATGCGCTCTTTCGACTCTGGCAGCTTCACCAAATCGACGCGGCCATTGTCGAGATTCGCGCACGGGCCGCGGGGCTCGATCCGGGACGCGAGATTCAGCGCGAGATCGACCGGCTTTCCCAACTCCTTGCGGGCGCTCAAGAGCGCTACCATCAGCTCGCGGGCGAGCAGGCCGACCTGGAACTGAAGCAAAAGGGCATCGACGAGAAGATCGCGAAGTTCGAGAAAGACCTCTTTAGCGGGCGAATCGTCAACCCGCGCGAAGTCGAAGCGATGCAGAGGGAGATCGAGATGCTCCGCAGGCAGCGCGGAGAGGCCGATGTCCGAATCCTCGAACTCTGGGAACTCGTACCGCCTGCAAAGGCCGAATCTGAGGCGCTGCAACGCCAGATCGAAGAGCAGCAAAGGCTCCTTGCGGCCCACCAGAAGCAGGTTCTTCAGTTCAAATCGCAGTTGGAGGACGCCTTCAAGAAGCGGACCGAGGAGCGGCCCGAGGCCGTGTCCCGCGTCGATCCCATGCTTCTCACGAGGTACGAGTCCATCCGAAAGAACCACGGTGGGATCGGGATGACTCGAGTTGGGAAGGATCAAATGTGCGAGCGCTGCGGTACGAAAGTGCCCCTGAAGGGCCTCGAACTCGCTAAGGAAGGGAGGCTTGCACTGTGTGAGTCTTGCCACAGAATCCTTTACGTTTCTGAGGCGATCGCATGA
- a CDS encoding pyrimidine operon attenuation protein/uracil phosphoribosyltransferase, whose translation MSIRLLDSADIRRTLGRLAHEVLESNHGAEDLVVVGVVKRGWQLAKRLSFAMSQIEGVQVPCGKLSIAGFRDDRPGEPNDETEIAFEVTGKKVILVDELIYTGRTSRAALDALFQFGRPQVVRLAVLLDRGHRELPIQPDYCGRVIQTERSDHVRVLFAEIEGEDAVLLERGEAEGN comes from the coding sequence ATGAGCATAAGGCTCCTCGATTCAGCCGACATTCGACGAACGCTGGGTAGGCTTGCCCATGAGGTCCTCGAATCCAACCACGGAGCGGAAGACTTGGTCGTGGTCGGCGTCGTCAAGCGGGGGTGGCAGCTCGCCAAGAGGCTCTCCTTTGCGATGTCGCAAATCGAGGGTGTGCAGGTGCCTTGCGGAAAGCTGAGCATCGCGGGGTTCCGAGACGACCGTCCCGGTGAGCCTAACGACGAGACCGAGATCGCCTTTGAGGTCACCGGCAAGAAGGTCATCCTCGTCGATGAGTTGATCTACACGGGCCGAACGTCCCGGGCCGCGTTGGACGCGCTGTTCCAGTTCGGGAGGCCCCAAGTCGTGCGCTTGGCGGTTCTGCTGGACCGGGGGCATCGAGAGTTGCCGATTCAACCCGACTACTGCGGGCGGGTGATCCAGACGGAAAGATCCGATCATGTGCGGGTGCTGTTTGCCGAAATCGAAGGAGAAGACGCGGTGCTGCTCGAGCGCGGCGAGGCCGAGGGGAACTGA
- a CDS encoding cysteine desulfurase NifS, whose protein sequence is MSPRGPRERAIYADHAATTPMREEARQAMLPFLGPEFGNPSSLHSHGRRVAAALDEARECVASALGCEFGEVIFTSSGTESANLAILGLALANPDPRRNRVILGAAEHHCVIETRGLLERLGYRVEFAEVDRWARVDLEALEPRLAEDVLLVAAMQANNEFGTVQGVAPIAERAHEAGATFFCDAVQSFGKVPFSASSLGADLLAISAHKVGGPKGAAALYVRAGVRLQPLTVGGGQERELRAGTPNVAGIVGFAAAIRSFASSAPRSDAARSARDAFVRRLLEARPDGLRFTTDHGPGVLPGFCHLRFEGVAAESVLVVLDQLGVSAGAGAACSSGSLEPSHVMQAAGLTSAESKEGLRFSFGHSNSEQDGVEAAARLVEAVATVRRAARHSVRL, encoded by the coding sequence ATGAGCCCTCGTGGCCCAAGGGAGCGCGCGATCTACGCCGATCATGCGGCAACGACTCCGATGAGGGAAGAGGCGCGGCAGGCGATGCTCCCTTTTTTGGGGCCGGAGTTTGGCAACCCAAGCAGCCTCCACTCGCACGGGAGGCGTGTCGCGGCCGCGCTCGACGAGGCAAGGGAGTGCGTCGCAAGCGCATTGGGGTGCGAATTCGGCGAGGTGATCTTTACATCGAGTGGCACCGAAAGCGCGAACTTGGCGATTCTGGGCCTCGCGCTGGCGAACCCGGATCCCCGACGCAATCGAGTGATTCTGGGCGCCGCGGAACACCATTGCGTGATCGAGACTCGCGGCCTACTGGAAAGGTTGGGCTACCGAGTTGAGTTCGCTGAGGTCGACCGATGGGCTCGGGTCGACTTGGAGGCTCTGGAGCCCCGCCTTGCTGAGGACGTGCTCTTGGTTGCCGCGATGCAAGCCAACAATGAGTTCGGCACGGTTCAGGGGGTCGCCCCGATCGCCGAGAGAGCCCACGAAGCAGGTGCGACTTTCTTCTGCGATGCGGTTCAATCGTTCGGCAAGGTTCCCTTCTCAGCGAGTTCGCTGGGCGCGGACCTTCTCGCGATTTCAGCGCATAAGGTCGGCGGACCGAAGGGCGCAGCGGCACTCTATGTTCGGGCCGGGGTCCGGCTCCAGCCTCTAACGGTCGGGGGCGGACAAGAACGCGAACTTCGGGCGGGGACGCCCAACGTCGCGGGCATCGTGGGATTTGCTGCCGCGATCCGTTCGTTCGCTTCCTCTGCCCCACGCTCAGACGCTGCGAGGAGCGCGAGAGACGCCTTCGTGCGCCGGCTTCTTGAGGCGAGGCCTGACGGGCTCCGGTTCACCACCGATCACGGCCCGGGGGTGTTGCCCGGGTTCTGCCACCTTCGCTTCGAGGGCGTCGCCGCCGAGTCCGTCCTCGTCGTCCTCGACCAGTTGGGCGTGAGCGCGGGAGCGGGCGCGGCCTGCAGTTCGGGCAGCCTCGAACCCAGCCATGTGATGCAGGCGGCCGGGTTGACCTCCGCGGAATCGAAGGAGGGCTTGAGGTTCTCGTTTGGCCACTCGAACAGCGAGCAAGACGGCGTCGAAGCGGCGGCCCGACTTGTCGAGGCCGTCGCCACCGTGCGGCGGGCGGCACGTCACTCCGTGCGGCTATAG
- a CDS encoding HslU--HslV peptidase ATPase subunit encodes MSLPIEDLTPKQIVGELDKYIIGQDAAKKAVAVALRNRWRRQQLAPSDREDILPKNILMIGPTGVGKTEIARRLAQLARAPFIKVEATKFTEVGYVGRDVESIIRDLVASAVRLVEQERVEQIRPQAEERTLEKLANLLDPAFEAPEETNEEFTPANIFQRAYEIFGSKMDDGYPDEPVEPEQPLDPAEEQRKRKRRRARLLKRLRSGELDSEPVEIEVEESTNPFVQVFSPQGMEEMGLDIGNVMSPFPSRKTTRSLTVAEAREVLFQQEAQRMIDRQSVHREAIQRTEQTGIVFLDEIDKVAAKSGGAGPDVSREGVQRDLLPIIEGSTVQTKFGPVRTDHTLFICAGAFHMSKPSDLIPELQGRLPIRVELESLTESDFQRILREPKNALTKQYQKLLEADGVSLAFDDAALDEIARMATEVNNRVENIGARRLHTLLEKLLEEPLFDAPDTKEKKVHVTPEFVRQRLASLIQDVDLSRYIL; translated from the coding sequence ATGAGCCTACCCATCGAGGACCTTACGCCCAAGCAGATCGTCGGCGAACTCGACAAGTACATCATCGGCCAAGACGCGGCAAAAAAGGCCGTCGCCGTGGCGCTGCGCAACCGGTGGCGTCGCCAGCAGCTTGCACCCTCGGACCGCGAGGACATCCTTCCCAAGAACATCCTGATGATCGGCCCGACCGGCGTGGGCAAGACGGAAATCGCGCGGAGGCTCGCCCAACTGGCCCGCGCCCCCTTCATCAAGGTCGAGGCCACCAAGTTCACCGAGGTCGGCTATGTCGGACGCGACGTGGAGTCGATCATTCGGGACCTTGTGGCGAGCGCGGTCCGGCTGGTCGAGCAAGAGCGAGTCGAACAGATTCGGCCCCAAGCCGAAGAGCGAACTTTGGAGAAGCTTGCGAACCTGCTTGACCCCGCCTTTGAGGCTCCCGAGGAAACGAACGAGGAGTTCACCCCTGCGAACATTTTTCAGCGAGCGTATGAGATTTTTGGCTCGAAGATGGACGATGGCTACCCCGACGAGCCCGTTGAACCGGAGCAGCCCTTGGACCCAGCCGAGGAGCAGCGAAAGCGCAAGCGGCGCAGGGCACGGCTTCTCAAGCGTCTGCGGAGCGGGGAACTCGATAGCGAACCGGTAGAGATCGAAGTGGAGGAGTCCACCAACCCGTTCGTGCAGGTGTTCAGCCCGCAAGGGATGGAGGAGATGGGTCTCGACATCGGCAACGTTATGAGCCCGTTTCCTTCGCGGAAGACCACCCGTTCGCTGACCGTAGCCGAAGCCAGGGAGGTCCTCTTTCAGCAAGAAGCCCAGCGGATGATCGACCGGCAGAGCGTCCATCGCGAGGCGATCCAGCGCACCGAACAGACCGGAATCGTATTCCTTGACGAGATCGACAAGGTCGCAGCCAAGTCGGGCGGGGCAGGCCCGGATGTCTCGCGCGAGGGAGTTCAGCGCGACCTTTTGCCGATCATCGAAGGCTCGACCGTGCAGACTAAGTTCGGCCCCGTTCGAACCGACCACACCCTTTTCATTTGCGCGGGCGCGTTTCACATGTCCAAGCCTAGCGATCTCATCCCCGAGCTTCAGGGCCGACTCCCGATCCGCGTCGAACTCGAGTCCCTCACTGAGAGCGACTTCCAGCGGATTCTGCGCGAACCCAAGAACGCGCTGACCAAGCAATACCAAAAGCTGCTTGAGGCCGACGGCGTCAGCTTGGCTTTCGACGACGCGGCGCTCGATGAGATCGCAAGAATGGCGACCGAGGTCAACAACCGGGTCGAGAACATCGGCGCGCGCAGGTTGCACACCCTCCTCGAGAAGCTGCTCGAAGAACCCTTGTTCGATGCGCCCGATACGAAGGAAAAGAAGGTCCACGTGACTCCTGAATTTGTGCGACAGCGGCTGGCGAGTCTCATCCAAGACGTCGATTTGAGCCGATACATTCTGTAG
- a CDS encoding aspartate carbamoyltransferase — MYRNLLTIRDMDRAQIEEFLDLAVEMKSRVLSGKPLPDMGRLTLGMLFFEPSTRTRVSFERAAHYLGMRIANFSQPGSSMNKGETLKDTILTLRYERLNGLVIRHRMSGSPLLAAQYFTGPVLNAGDGMHEHPTQALGDALTVLERKGRLSDLRVAIVGDVLHSRVARSNAWLFSKLGNEVRFVGPRTLMPAHGAMLPANIYYDLEEGIDNADVVMCLRLQKERMEGTALSSIAEYAKLYQVNARSLRYAAPDCLVMHPGPLNRGVEVDDLAADGEQSAITQQVENGIFVRMAGLYWAFGGKRKSRSEGPKKPAAKPKATKTKAKA; from the coding sequence ATGTACAGGAACCTACTGACGATCCGAGATATGGACCGGGCGCAGATCGAGGAGTTTCTCGACCTCGCCGTCGAGATGAAGTCTCGCGTCCTTTCGGGCAAGCCGCTACCCGATATGGGCCGGTTGACGCTTGGCATGTTGTTCTTCGAGCCCTCCACACGCACGCGAGTCTCTTTTGAGCGAGCGGCTCACTATCTCGGCATGAGGATCGCGAACTTTTCTCAGCCGGGAAGCTCGATGAACAAGGGCGAGACGCTCAAGGACACGATCCTCACCCTCCGGTATGAGAGGTTGAACGGGCTGGTGATCCGGCATCGAATGAGCGGGTCCCCACTTCTGGCCGCGCAGTACTTTACGGGGCCAGTTCTCAACGCCGGTGACGGCATGCACGAGCACCCGACGCAGGCGCTTGGGGACGCCTTGACCGTACTCGAACGCAAGGGTCGGCTCTCGGACCTGCGGGTTGCGATCGTGGGCGACGTGCTGCATTCGAGGGTAGCTCGATCCAACGCTTGGCTGTTCTCGAAACTCGGCAACGAGGTTCGATTTGTGGGCCCACGAACGTTGATGCCCGCTCATGGCGCGATGCTGCCCGCCAACATCTATTACGATCTCGAAGAGGGGATCGACAACGCCGATGTGGTGATGTGCCTTAGGCTCCAGAAAGAACGGATGGAGGGAACCGCGCTGAGTTCGATCGCCGAATATGCGAAGCTCTATCAGGTCAACGCCCGGAGCCTTCGATATGCCGCTCCCGATTGCCTTGTGATGCACCCAGGACCGCTCAACCGGGGGGTCGAAGTCGATGACCTCGCGGCAGACGGCGAGCAGTCGGCGATCACGCAACAGGTCGAGAACGGCATCTTCGTGCGCATGGCGGGCCTCTATTGGGCGTTCGGGGGCAAGCGGAAATCCCGCTCTGAGGGGCCCAAGAAACCCGCCGCGAAACCCAAGGCGACCAAGACGAAGGCGAAAGCATGA
- a CDS encoding prolipoprotein diacylglyceryl transferase, with the protein MHPILFQIGEFKVYSYGFAILIAFLAGVYLARRRAKRYGLTPQQITDASFAILLLGIIGARVVFILQSLEYYRQNPQELWTLQFRGLTSFGGLIFGFFAAWGFAWRAKKPLLALLDTAAVPVLIGHAIGRVGCLLNGCCYGGVCDLPWGIHVEGYSELHHPAQIYDSLMLVAGAWILHRIEKKGLALGQSFAAMLVVYGVARFAYEFFRAGVTSTTIANLPLTEAHIAAAVMAILGIGLYAVWGRRNGAKPDLSTEDPAPSQG; encoded by the coding sequence ATGCACCCCATCCTCTTCCAAATCGGCGAATTCAAGGTCTACAGCTACGGCTTTGCGATCCTGATCGCCTTCCTTGCCGGGGTTTATCTCGCGCGAAGGCGTGCGAAGCGGTACGGGCTCACCCCGCAGCAAATCACCGATGCGAGCTTCGCCATCTTGCTCTTGGGCATCATCGGCGCTCGCGTCGTCTTCATTCTGCAATCGTTGGAGTACTACCGACAGAACCCCCAAGAACTTTGGACCCTTCAGTTTCGCGGGCTTACGAGCTTTGGGGGCTTGATTTTCGGCTTCTTCGCCGCTTGGGGCTTCGCTTGGCGAGCCAAGAAGCCGCTGCTCGCGCTCCTCGATACGGCGGCGGTGCCCGTCCTGATCGGCCACGCCATCGGCCGCGTCGGGTGTCTCCTGAACGGGTGCTGCTACGGCGGCGTCTGCGATCTGCCCTGGGGAATCCATGTGGAAGGGTACAGCGAGTTGCACCACCCGGCTCAAATCTACGACTCCTTGATGCTCGTCGCGGGGGCGTGGATTCTGCATCGGATCGAGAAGAAAGGGCTGGCCCTGGGCCAGTCGTTCGCCGCGATGCTCGTCGTCTACGGGGTGGCCCGGTTCGCGTACGAGTTCTTCCGGGCGGGCGTCACCTCGACGACGATCGCGAACCTCCCCCTCACCGAGGCTCACATCGCCGCCGCGGTGATGGCGATTCTGGGAATCGGGCTCTATGCGGTCTGGGGTCGGCGAAACGGCGCGAAGCCAGATCTTTCCACCGAAGACCCGGCTCCGAGCCAAGGCTGA
- a CDS encoding glycosyl transferase family 2 encodes MPKVSVLLTCYNHLEFLGPCVDSIRGQTMGDFEVIAIDDGSSDGTREWLLSQPDLRILFNESNLGTYASLNRGLAECAGEYVAILNDDDLWAPEKLRAQVELMESDPSIGLCHTDGWFIDGQGNRLEGSPLGFEFPRTLKGNVLTALLYANKIIASAALVRRECFERLGGFNEEYFGSGDWEMWLRIAAAYPVGYVDLPLTFYRVHGANASHKLERIWQDDERLRKWIRSQYASYGQMGLEGHDLRNAMAHNEACLGTVCKLNGKPAEARRAYARSIRLSPGRWKSYVRWLATYFPAGVFRRLG; translated from the coding sequence ATGCCCAAAGTCAGCGTACTGCTCACCTGCTACAACCACCTCGAGTTCCTCGGGCCATGTGTCGATTCGATCCGCGGTCAAACGATGGGCGACTTCGAGGTGATCGCCATCGACGACGGCTCGTCGGACGGCACGAGGGAGTGGCTTTTGTCCCAGCCCGACCTAAGGATACTCTTCAACGAATCGAACTTGGGAACCTACGCCAGCCTCAATCGGGGGCTTGCCGAGTGCGCCGGAGAATACGTCGCGATCCTTAACGACGACGACCTTTGGGCGCCGGAGAAGCTCCGAGCGCAAGTCGAACTCATGGAGAGCGATCCTTCGATCGGCCTCTGCCACACCGACGGCTGGTTCATCGACGGCCAGGGCAACCGTTTGGAAGGCTCGCCTCTCGGTTTTGAGTTCCCGAGGACGCTCAAAGGGAACGTTCTGACCGCCCTGCTCTACGCCAACAAGATCATCGCCAGCGCGGCCCTAGTTCGGCGAGAGTGCTTCGAGCGGCTCGGCGGGTTCAACGAGGAGTACTTCGGCTCCGGGGATTGGGAAATGTGGCTTCGGATCGCGGCCGCCTACCCCGTAGGGTACGTCGATCTCCCCCTGACGTTCTATCGGGTTCATGGGGCCAATGCAAGCCACAAGCTCGAGCGAATATGGCAAGACGACGAGCGACTTCGGAAGTGGATTCGGTCGCAATACGCCTCGTACGGCCAAATGGGGCTCGAGGGCCACGATCTCAGGAATGCAATGGCCCACAACGAAGCGTGTTTGGGAACCGTCTGCAAGCTCAACGGCAAGCCCGCTGAGGCGAGAAGAGCGTACGCGAGGTCGATTCGCTTGTCGCCTGGCCGTTGGAAGAGCTATGTGCGGTGGCTGGCGACCTACTTCCCCGCAGGCGTGTTTCGGAGGTTGGGATGA
- a CDS encoding asparaginyl-tRNA synthetase, whose protein sequence is MDYRREYIRDLLSAQPGSRAAAYGWVKTRRDSKGVSFVQLSDGSSMRDLQVVIPENSIDDSVLKLVTTGASVRFEGEIVASPAAGQPIELRAETCTVLGPSDPTTYPLQKKGASFEFLREIGHLRVRGNTFGAVFRVRSEVSLAIHSFFHERGFAYIHTPLISASDAEGAGALFSVTSQLDIDGEGEGASYRLKSASASDDFFGKPAFLTVSGQLQAEALALGLTNVYTFGPTFRAENSNTPRHLAEFWMIEPEMAFCSLEGNMNLAEEFLKAIVQHVLDRCAADVEFFNLRIEPNLVSTLDQVANSSFERLSYGEAMTMLESSGEPFEFPVGWGCDLQSEHERWLTETKVGRPVIVYDYPKEIKAFYMRLNDDDKTVAAMDVLAPRIGEIIGGSQREERYDVLLRRIREAGLPEEAYGWYLDLRRYGSAVHSGFGLGLERMLMYVTGMKNIRDVIPFARTPGSAEF, encoded by the coding sequence ATGGACTATCGGCGCGAGTACATCCGTGACCTCCTCTCGGCTCAGCCCGGTTCGAGGGCGGCTGCTTATGGGTGGGTCAAGACGCGTCGCGACAGCAAGGGCGTTAGCTTCGTTCAGTTGAGCGACGGCTCGTCGATGCGGGACCTCCAGGTGGTCATTCCCGAGAACTCGATCGACGATTCGGTTCTTAAGCTGGTGACGACGGGGGCGTCGGTGCGCTTCGAGGGCGAGATCGTCGCATCCCCCGCCGCAGGGCAACCGATCGAACTCCGCGCGGAGACCTGTACGGTTTTGGGGCCCTCCGACCCCACGACCTATCCGCTGCAAAAGAAGGGCGCGTCGTTCGAGTTTCTGAGAGAGATCGGACATCTGAGGGTTCGGGGCAACACCTTTGGAGCGGTGTTTCGCGTCCGGTCTGAGGTTTCGCTCGCCATCCACAGCTTCTTCCACGAGCGGGGGTTCGCTTATATCCACACGCCCTTGATCAGCGCCAGCGACGCCGAGGGCGCGGGCGCGCTGTTTTCGGTGACGAGCCAACTCGACATCGACGGCGAAGGCGAAGGCGCATCTTATCGCCTGAAGAGCGCCTCCGCGAGTGACGACTTCTTCGGCAAACCTGCGTTTCTAACGGTGAGCGGGCAGCTCCAGGCTGAAGCGCTCGCCTTGGGGCTCACCAACGTGTATACGTTCGGCCCGACCTTTCGAGCCGAGAACAGCAACACGCCGCGCCACCTCGCTGAGTTCTGGATGATCGAGCCGGAGATGGCGTTCTGCAGCCTTGAAGGCAACATGAACCTCGCGGAGGAATTCCTCAAGGCGATCGTCCAGCACGTTCTCGATCGTTGTGCGGCGGACGTCGAGTTTTTCAACCTCCGGATCGAGCCCAACCTTGTCTCGACGCTCGATCAGGTGGCGAATTCTTCGTTTGAGAGGCTTTCCTACGGCGAGGCAATGACGATGCTCGAATCGAGCGGGGAGCCGTTCGAGTTTCCTGTGGGTTGGGGCTGCGACCTGCAAAGCGAGCACGAAAGGTGGCTCACCGAAACGAAGGTGGGACGGCCCGTGATCGTCTACGACTATCCGAAGGAGATCAAGGCTTTCTATATGCGCCTGAACGACGACGACAAAACGGTTGCCGCCATGGATGTGTTGGCGCCTCGCATTGGCGAGATCATCGGCGGATCGCAGCGCGAGGAGCGGTACGACGTGCTTTTGCGCCGGATTCGAGAGGCCGGATTGCCCGAAGAGGCTTACGGCTGGTACCTCGATCTTCGCAGGTACGGCAGCGCGGTTCATTCGGG